From the Pyramidobacter porci genome, the window CTAAGAATGATCATGAATTATGGCTCGCTCTCGAACGCTGAGCAACAACAGAAAGCCCCGGCCGCTGAAATTAACTCTGGCCTGTTCCCCAGTAAATAGACAAAGAAAAAAAGCGCCTGTCGTAGAAAAGCGTCGAATTACTTGGCTTTGCTCCGAATTTCAAACGGAGTAAAGCCATTTTTCATGTTGATCCGTTCGTAGTTGTAGAACTGTACGTACTCCCAAATAACGTTCTCCAGTTGAGCCATGTCCGTGAATTCAATGCGGTTCAGGCACTCGCATTTCAGTGTTCCGAAGAAGTTTTCCATTGCTGAATTGTCATATGGGCAG encodes:
- a CDS encoding IS3 family transposase, producing the protein STLVIDTITQALKQEKATDGLVLHSDQGSQYTSGAYCNLSEECHFRPSMSSKGCPYDNSAMENFFGTLKCECLNRIEFTDMAQLENVIWEYVQFYNYERINMKNGFTPFEIRSKAK